GGGCTgagattttttctttctgttataTGTTTTACATATCTTATGCGGGTAAACGCAAATCACttattttgggaggaaaaaattattcttgaaagaaaatatcaaatacaTATCTCAATTTTCACTTAGTAATTACCTGCTCATTTTAACATCATGCTTAAACTTTGAGGGGTTTGGCTTTTAAttggttttaattattttggatGGGTGTGAGAATACAGGATTTTATGAAgagtatttttgtaaaaaaaatggTATGTCGTAGATAAAGACACAATAATAATTGATGTGGAGACGCAGATACGTTTACAAAGGTAAAAACTCATGTAGCATTTACTATTTTCAAATAAGATGTAAATAATCATAGGTTCTACTAATCGTCATCGCTAAAACACTGGCTTCCCTTATGCGAATGTTATCAACAACAGCACGTGATGCACGCGTCCATGTGCATCCGCACACACATGCACGCACTCACGCATAGAGGattaggctttttttttattgggtgaTATTAGATGCACGGATTGTGTAACCAAATTTCCACATATTCTACGATCATCACTGTAGACGTAATTAGTTATTTAGTTGCtaaaacacacacacaaagaATTTGGATTTTGCTTATTGGGAAATATTAGGTACACAAATTGTATAAGAGATTCTTAACATATCAGTTTGTGCATTTTCATACTTAATAATATTGATATATCATTTATACTAAACAATGAACATGATAGAATATGAACATATTTGACTATATTACtataattcacaaaacaatGAATAACATCTAGTAGAATATTTAGATTTAATATCATATCTTATTTAGTTTTATTTTGACTAGTCAACAACGACTCATTTTGGCCTCGCCCATGGGGCCTATCATGTTGGCAAGATGCTACCATGTCCATGTGCAAAAGATCTCTCTATCTCCCAAAATGATCACAACAAACGATGTGGCGTCTCTAACCTCTGAGGTCATGAACCAAGCCCTCTGCTTTTGTCGTGCATACATAAGTTATATTTGAAAAGTCTCATGTTGAAGAGTAAATATGGTgtgaaataattaatatatcttaacTGGttcaaaattcattaatttaaatttttaagtgaaGATAGATTCAACTAAATATATTGACAAGCTTGGACTTAGTCTCTTCCTTGACAATCTCTCTAGATAAAAGTATCGAATTTTGCTGTGCATTTCTAACAACTTCAGCTAAATGGAACGTAGACAATAGAAGGTAGCAGCATCCGTGCTGGCTAGTAGGATGACAATGAATGATGTGGTAGCTCGATAGACACAGGCGAGTGACAGACCACAAGTTATTGAATCATAGATCTTGTATTGATAGTACGTTTGCGATGGATGTAAATTAGAGAGTTGGTAACTACTTGCCATCTTCATTGTTAGTCTATCCCATGAAATTTTTTAGCATTCTGTATAAGCATGTCCAACTCTTATGTGCAAGTGGGATTACGAATAACACATGAATTTTGACAAATGAGGGCCCGCATGTCAAAGATAAATTAGGGCAACACCGTATTCTAATACTTTGTTAAAATTGTCCACTCAAAAGCCTAAACTAATAAGTGAAAGTagatcacacacacacacacatatatatatagaatatatAAACCTCGTAGATACATAATATGGGATACTTTAACATtctactaaaaataaaattagtagaAAAACTTGTATCACATAATGGATCAATACAATGTGCACATATGAAAAGCACTTAGTCCAATATGACATCAACATGTTAAGACTCGTGAAAATTCTTCCTTCTACCGATATTATGAATAATAAATGTCTTCATCAATTTGAAGCAAAGTCAAGTCCTCATttaaccactgggggttcgccccagtggccacccttccaacttggaagaaGAAGgttgggggttcaaatccccaccttctcatgGGGGATTgaggtggggacgatttcatttcaggagtgggttttgaCTCTCACGCTCTGCAATGAGGcaagggcaaaagtctgagagtgtgtgttagaataggattagagtaggaccaaccaaaaaaaaaaaaaaaatcctcacttTGTAATAGAGAGATTCTCCAAGTCCTATATATAGTAAAATGTATCTGGATCATTAGATTTGATAAGATTCTTGTGGGGCCAACACTTATTAAATCTAAAGATTCTCAAAATTTAACTCACCGAATATATTATTTAAGATGAATGAATGAAACAAGCGATGGACTGATGAGTAATGTACCTTCCCATAGTCAAGACTAAGGACCACATATTTAAACCTTCCCATAGTTAAGAATAAGGACcacatatttaaaataagtagaatcaatttcattcataaaagaaaattgtcagtcaaaaatttatttgagagGCATGTGTACCATAATATTCCAAAATGGTAATGGTACctattgaaaaattcaaataaattcaCCTTAAGAAAAATATCGTAGTCCAACCCAAGTCCTACATGTACGTGTGCTTTTGTGAAtagcatttttcaaattatgataaaaaatttcctttgaGAATTTATCAATTGCAAAGTTTCTAAACTAATACTagagaaatttccaaataaaggcttaaagagctcttattttctcaaagtaAAGTCCTCAAatggatattatttcaaatagagGCCTAAAGTAGCCATAAAAGTTTCAACTAAGGACTTGACTCGCCGGCCAActaagggcatttttgtccaatatattttttaaaataaaaagtgctGATGGTGGTGGGGAATGGCCGATCAAGGGTTGCCAAAGGTCGCCAAGCCCTAGCTAGTGGCCAATGACCCTTGCCAATTGTAGGCAAGGGCTTGCAGgtcctcacccaaatttgggcagGGGTCacaaccctcacccaaatttggcgagggttaTCGGCCCTAGCCTAGAACTGGTCAAGGGCCGCCACTGGCAACCGACCCCTGCTAGTGGCGACCCTCGTCAACCCTTGGCTGACCATCCCCTACCATTGCCAGCCCTTCCTGGCAATAGTGGGACGGCAGCGACGGCAGCGACGAGGGCTAACTTGATTTCCTTCCCTtccatttttttgaaatttatttcttatctaatacaaaaaagaaaaaaaattggggggGGAATAAAAATGTAAAGGATAAAAATGCTCTTATCAACCGGtgacttaggccatttttgaaataagattcatttcaattcttttgaaaaaatgaggaCACTTCagactcttatttaaaaaatgaaagcacTTTAGGCCTTTATTCAGAATTTTTCCTTAATACTATTATCAATCCTCTAATTTGTGTACTTCTTATAtaaagttttgaaacttttaataCTGATGAATACTCTAATTCCAATGGttcatgcaatcaaatccttttgTCATGAACACACTTAGTTGTAATGCGGTGGCCataggaatttaaaaaaaattaatattatagaGAAAACAAACAATTATTTGAATAATCACGAGTATTTCTTCATAACTTTGATAAGCTCTTGAGCAAAAAGAAATAGTAACAAATATTATTATAACAATAATTGATCGACTAAATTCGAATATGTGGAAAGAAGGAACATTTGTGACGATGGACGTGACTACAGGACAGGATAGGTGCCAACGACTAAGGCTAGGGTAGACGTAGAGGGTGACGACACATGgttactctctctcctccaattttctcacttcttatcgattttcttctttattactCTAAATTTTACATTGGTCAAAACATATAAAGccgaaatttcaaaattttaattttctagttATGTTcgtaaattaaaattgattaattcatcaacaaattcaaaatgattAAGGGTATGATGATGAAAAGAATCGATTAGAGTCATCTAATTTAGAGGACTTTGCCGCACAAATTATAGGTTCCGCAATCATTTACTTAAAATAGCATCTTATTGGAAAAGTTAAGAAACGTAATCATTTACTCAATATAATAAAAGCATAACCAAGCAATTAGTCATTAGCaccaaaattagaaatattatataCTTACGCTAAAATTGCATTAAACTatccaaaacaaaatattagacaaattaaaaacaGTGAAACATTTCACCAATCTTATACCTAGGGTCAACTATAGTTGAAAATGCTTTTGGTgggagagaaataaaaagagataacattaaaattatgctataaaatcgaaatcaaaaagtcaatttgattaaatgatcaaTAATAGATATCTAGGTGATtcaaatttaaacataaatcgACTAAACTATATCGCATTGCCATGATAAATTGATGATTAGCGCAAAATGTTATGTTAAAATCCACtttattatgatattttttcCAATATATTAAGTGAAGCCGCacacattttgtcaatttaatatcGTCACTCGTAATGCAATCTTGACATGCTAGCAACGTAAGGCTACAAGTGCAAAGGTTGCTTCGAAAGGCACATTAAAATCAAGACTGCCATGGATATctaacaagaaaagcaaaaatttgTGTAATCAATTGATATTGTCAACTACCATCCATCAACTCTAGTGCTTGGTCCTACATAAATTTAAGAGAATGCATTTTCGGAGTTAGAAATGAAAACATATAACTATTGAAATTCTCAACCACCTTGGCTCGTCCTATATAGCTTGTGAAAGtctaaaaggaaaaacagagacAAAGGCTATCGAAATTTCCAAGAAAGCCACGCCTGCAACTTTCCTCGTTTTGTTAAGAgcattttttcgaaaataacatatatttatatgtcATCGGATtgtaaagaacaaaaattacGTTAAATTGTTCTAAAACAATCAAAATAGGATACTCATGCTAGATATGGATAAAAGatataatttgaaaagtaaaaacgaTAAATTCCGATGAGATACATAATAAATTGACAACTCATCAgtgaattgataattttattttgatttggtaGTTTCGATTACACATAATTGACAAATGCATTTCATTCACATTATTaacattatgaaaatttaaaagcaGCTATTGGAGAATCAACCGATTATTTAGATAACGGACTAAGAACCTCTAGATAGAGCAAAGGTTTTCGTGCATGATCTTAGAAAAGTTCGCTTTGGGACGTACCTCTAAAGCGTGCTTGAAAACACATTTGGGGAGTCTAGGGAAGTGGAAGCTGCCAATTTCTAGCAACTTCTTCAGTGCACTCGCCGAATCAGGCAACAGAACTTCCGACCATGTCGGAAACCCCAACCTCTCTAAGCACTCTCGGCTCAGCGACTCTGTCACCACCGGGCCAGAGGACGTCGCCACCACCGACTCGACCAGCTCAGGCTGCAACTCGGCCAACCTGAACGCCACCATCGCGCCGTAGCTGAACCCGACCACTGTGCACTGCTGCACTCCCAGCTTTGCCAGCCCCCTTGCCAGGCACTCCGCCTGGAATCCCACAGTCCGGCGGCCATCGCCGGTGGAGGAACCACCGAAGAAGAGGAGGTCCGGCACGTAGACTGCATAGTCCCTCGCAAGAGCGAGGACTTGGAACTGCCACGTCAGGATGCCGTCGCCCACGAAGCCGTGGAGGAAGACGACGGCAGGTTTTTTACCGTTGTTGGCATTCTTCTTGGATCGGGTCGGAGCCCAGATGTTCATGACAGTCCCCGGTTCGACCTCGATCTTTTGAGGTCTCACGCCGGCGAGCTTCATGGTCGCTCGCAACAAGGGTTTGTAAATCTTGAAAGTGTTCACcattctctcactctctctctcagcctGATTATGCACGGCGTCGTCCATCTTCGCCATGTACGTCCAGTGGTCATATATTTGTTGGGATATGTGAAGCCGACGGTGCAGTCTGACCCCACCCCACATGTTCCCATAACTTGCTTGTCCGGTTTTCCTAGGAATTTGAAATCtcattctattttcttgttaaacCGCACATCCCTattatctttttattcttcttttatgCTACGTATCATTGGGGGTTGTCTAGTCCCATTGCCACCGTTGGAGCTCTCCCCATCCGCGACCGTAAGTGAGTGGTGGCAAAGAGCATTAGAAGCTCGTTGGTACTTCGATGTTAGTAGATGCCCTTTCTTTACTGTCCCTCTTCCCAAGGCCTTGTGGTTTAGCAGTCCAGTccaaagagagaagaggaaagcACAAACTTAGCTTCTCTGAAATGACCCAAATTTTCGGATCTTCTCTATCTCCACATCAAAATGAAGGCTCTCCTCATGAATAGTCATGTGGCCAAGCTCGTCCTTGAACTTGATCAGCACGTTGGACGGAAATGTTAAGaaccaaaaggataaagaagcTTTGAAGTATTCGAGGAGAATATAATATTCAAAATGCCTTGCGAAGGCTTAATATGGAGTACACATCACACTCTTACAAACTTAACTATACAAGCTTTGCTAAACTTAACACtttctttctctgtttctctctctatgcGCCTAAagctctctcactctctctaaaACCAAAATAACAAACGTAGGTACATATAACTATAAACATCTCCATTATCTGGACTCCACCGTCTTTGACTTCAAAATACAACAAGTAAAGTTGAACTTTTTCCTCTTGGTTGCCATCTCCAGCGTGAATGGGAGTTGCCAAAATTTTATCCAAGGTCAAGTCCAACTTCACCATGCTAACCGACTTCAGTTTGTCAATAAGACGGCTCATGTCTTAAATGTTGGGCCACCACTTATCTTCATCCAagttattttctcctttttcattAGAGTTGAAGTCAGTTAAGAGTGG
This Eucalyptus grandis isolate ANBG69807.140 chromosome 7, ASM1654582v1, whole genome shotgun sequence DNA region includes the following protein-coding sequences:
- the LOC104455471 gene encoding putative aminoacrylate hydrolase RutD, producing MAKMDDAVHNQAERESERMVNTFKIYKPLLRATMKLAGVRPQKIEVEPGTVMNIWAPTRSKKNANNGKKPAVVFLHGFVGDGILTWQFQVLALARDYAVYVPDLLFFGGSSTGDGRRTVGFQAECLARGLAKLGVQQCTVVGFSYGAMVAFRLAELQPELVESVVATSSGPVVTESLSRECLERLGFPTWSEVLLPDSASALKKLLEIGSFHFPRLPKCVFKHALEVLFDGRKERAELLEASVIPDKDFAFPQYSQKVHLVWGENDRIFPAEVAKSLKENLGDNATLVCIEKAGHIVALERPFVYNKCLKKILASIYKAGHTK